The following are encoded in a window of Bacteroidales bacterium genomic DNA:
- a CDS encoding cysteine--tRNA ligase: MEHKILLYNTLSRRKEVLEPLNPPHVGLYVCGPTVYGDAHLGHARPAVTFDLVFRYLLHLGYKVRYVRNITDVGHLENDADQGEDKVAKKARIEQLEPMEIVQYFTLRYHKNMEQLNVQPPSIEPHASGHIIEQIEMVKKILDSGFAYEKNGSVYFDVVKYNTKNNYGKLSGRSIEETLENTRELAGQEEKQSQVDFAIWKKASPEHIMRWPSPWSDGFPGWHLECTAMGCKYLGERFDIHGGGMDLIFPHHESEIAQAVAANGHDHVHYWMHNNMITIDGQKMGKSLNNFITLNQFFNGEHELLEQAYDPMTIRFFILQAHYRSTLDFSNDALKAAKKGLKRLLAASETLEKLKPTDKSTVEIDSWRTKCYEAMNDDFNSPITIAHLFDAVRMINSINDGKDTITLQDMELLRMTFHVFLFEILGLKSDEQHSSANEELIEGLMQTILDIRKEAKLKKDWPTADKIRDHLNELSIEVKDTKDGVTWGVKG; encoded by the coding sequence ATGGAACATAAAATTTTACTTTACAATACATTAAGCCGCAGGAAAGAGGTTCTCGAGCCTTTGAACCCTCCACATGTCGGATTATATGTTTGCGGGCCTACTGTGTATGGTGATGCGCACCTGGGTCATGCAAGGCCTGCGGTCACCTTCGACCTGGTTTTTCGCTACCTGCTTCACCTTGGTTATAAGGTCAGGTATGTGCGCAATATTACCGATGTTGGCCATCTTGAAAATGATGCCGATCAGGGTGAAGATAAAGTTGCAAAAAAAGCCCGCATCGAGCAACTTGAGCCCATGGAGATCGTACAGTATTTCACCTTGAGATACCACAAAAACATGGAGCAGCTCAATGTACAGCCCCCCAGCATTGAGCCACATGCTTCCGGTCATATTATTGAACAAATTGAAATGGTGAAAAAAATCCTCGATTCGGGTTTTGCCTACGAAAAGAATGGCTCAGTATATTTTGATGTGGTGAAATACAATACCAAAAACAATTACGGGAAATTGTCCGGAAGATCAATAGAAGAGACACTCGAAAACACCCGTGAACTGGCTGGCCAGGAAGAAAAGCAGAGCCAGGTGGATTTTGCCATCTGGAAAAAAGCTTCCCCTGAGCACATCATGCGCTGGCCTTCGCCCTGGAGCGACGGATTCCCGGGTTGGCATCTTGAATGCACTGCTATGGGCTGCAAATATTTGGGAGAAAGGTTCGATATTCATGGCGGAGGAATGGACCTGATTTTCCCGCATCATGAGTCAGAAATTGCCCAGGCTGTTGCTGCTAATGGTCATGATCACGTTCACTATTGGATGCACAACAACATGATAACTATTGACGGACAGAAAATGGGCAAGTCGCTCAATAACTTCATCACCCTGAATCAATTTTTCAATGGTGAGCATGAACTCCTCGAACAGGCTTATGACCCAATGACCATCAGGTTCTTTATTTTGCAGGCACACTACCGCAGTACACTCGATTTCTCAAATGATGCCTTAAAAGCTGCTAAAAAGGGATTAAAGCGACTTTTGGCCGCCTCCGAAACGTTGGAAAAACTCAAACCCACCGACAAATCCACAGTCGAAATAGATTCATGGCGGACGAAGTGTTACGAGGCAATGAATGACGACTTTAACAGCCCGATCACCATAGCTCATCTTTTTGATGCCGTGCGTATGATCAATTCGATCAATGACGGTAAGGATACCATCACTTTACAAGACATGGAACTGCTAAGAATGACCTTCCATGTTTTTTTGTTCGAGATTCTTGGGTTAAAATCTGATGAACAGCATTCATCAGCCAATGAAGAACTTATCGAAGGGCTGATGCAGACCATTCTCGACATCCGCAAAGAAGCCAAATTGAAGAAAGACTGGCCAACAGCCGATAAAATCCGCGATCACCTCAACGAATTAAGCATCGAAGTGAAAGACACAAAAGATGGGGTAACCTGGGGAGTGAAAGGGTAA
- a CDS encoding YceI family protein gives MKTIFISILALLLSTNVAYSQKYMTKNGHIRFFSSTPVEDIEAHNRQVNAALDLQTGDFVFRVLIKSFEFEKALMQEHFNENYLESHNFPNASFQGKVTNLADLDFSKDGTYDANVEGKLTIHGVTKDIAEKGTFTVKGGVIQGFSKFNVKVADYEIKIPGAVVNNIAESIEVTVDVKLEAI, from the coding sequence ATGAAAACAATTTTCATTTCAATTTTGGCACTTCTGTTATCAACCAACGTTGCTTACTCGCAGAAATACATGACCAAAAATGGTCATATCCGCTTCTTTTCATCAACACCAGTTGAGGATATTGAAGCCCACAACCGCCAGGTGAATGCTGCCCTTGATTTACAAACGGGTGATTTTGTTTTCAGGGTTCTTATCAAATCCTTTGAATTTGAAAAGGCGCTGATGCAGGAGCATTTTAACGAAAACTATTTGGAATCCCATAATTTTCCAAATGCTTCCTTCCAGGGAAAAGTTACCAATCTTGCTGATTTGGATTTTTCTAAAGATGGAACCTACGATGCCAATGTTGAGGGAAAACTGACTATTCATGGCGTAACCAAAGACATTGCCGAAAAAGGAACTTTCACTGTCAAGGGTGGTGTGATTCAGGGTTTTTCAAAATTCAACGTCAAAGTGGCCGATTACGAAATTAAAATTCCCGGCGCTGTTGTCAACAATATTGCCGAATCTATCGAAGTGACAGTGGATGTGAAGTTGGAAGCGATATAA
- a CDS encoding GH3 auxin-responsive promoter family protein: MPIIGSIIKRAIELRSMSVKENLKGFDGWKAQQAVLNRLLRKAEFTHFGEACHFSEIIRSDNVVEAFQRQVPVHDYNSIFKNWWYRSLNGEPYVTWPGKVKYFALSSGTSEASSKYIPVTNDVLKSIKRTSVRQLLSLAQYNFPPEFFEKGKGILMLGGSTHLQFNGSYYAGDLSGITTGNIPFWFQFFYKPGRRISKERDWTVKLEEIVRRAKDWDIGVIVGVPAWLQILLEKIIEKYNLKNIHEIWPNLSIYVHGGVSFAPYHKGFERLLGKPLIYMETYLASEGFIAYQKRPGVDSMQMSLDTGLFFEFVPFNNSNFDDEGNIKSNPEALTLSQVEEDREYALLISSNAGAWRYLIGDTIKFTSKKLNEIRITGRTKHYLSLCGEHLSQENMNRAVEMMCQSMNITVKEFTVAGIKHGSMFAHKWFLGTDDNLQADVAREMIDNNLKTLNDDYRVERIEAIKDVIVEVLPTRIFYQWMRDHGKEGAQNKFPRVIKAKLLEEWEAYIHQFPH, from the coding sequence TTGCCAATCATTGGATCGATAATCAAACGTGCCATCGAACTTCGGAGCATGAGTGTCAAAGAAAACCTGAAAGGATTTGACGGTTGGAAAGCTCAGCAGGCTGTGCTTAACAGGCTGCTCCGAAAAGCGGAGTTTACACATTTTGGCGAGGCCTGCCATTTTTCTGAAATTATTCGTTCTGATAACGTTGTGGAAGCTTTCCAGCGGCAGGTGCCGGTTCATGATTATAATTCTATATTTAAAAATTGGTGGTATCGTTCGCTCAATGGAGAACCCTACGTGACCTGGCCAGGCAAGGTAAAGTATTTTGCCCTTAGTTCGGGAACATCAGAAGCTTCCAGTAAGTATATCCCGGTAACCAATGACGTGCTGAAGTCGATTAAAAGAACCAGTGTAAGGCAATTACTCTCACTTGCTCAATATAATTTTCCTCCTGAGTTTTTTGAAAAAGGGAAGGGTATTTTGATGCTTGGGGGAAGTACCCATTTACAATTTAATGGCAGCTACTATGCAGGCGACCTTTCAGGAATTACTACAGGGAATATTCCGTTTTGGTTCCAGTTTTTTTACAAACCCGGCAGGCGTATTTCAAAAGAGAGGGACTGGACAGTAAAGTTGGAAGAAATTGTAAGGAGAGCTAAAGACTGGGATATTGGTGTAATTGTCGGTGTACCGGCGTGGCTTCAGATTTTGCTTGAAAAGATAATCGAAAAGTACAACCTCAAAAATATCCATGAGATCTGGCCAAACCTCAGTATTTATGTACATGGCGGGGTTTCGTTTGCTCCTTATCACAAAGGCTTCGAACGTTTATTGGGTAAACCGCTGATTTACATGGAAACATATCTTGCCTCCGAAGGCTTTATTGCTTACCAAAAACGACCTGGGGTTGATTCGATGCAAATGTCGCTTGATACCGGTCTTTTCTTTGAGTTTGTTCCTTTCAATAATTCAAATTTCGATGACGAAGGAAACATAAAGAGTAATCCCGAGGCGCTGACGCTCAGCCAGGTGGAAGAGGATAGAGAATATGCTTTGCTGATCAGCTCAAATGCAGGCGCCTGGCGGTACCTGATCGGGGATACGATAAAATTTACTTCGAAAAAACTAAATGAAATCCGGATAACAGGCCGCACAAAACATTACCTGAGCCTTTGCGGGGAGCACCTTTCACAGGAAAATATGAATCGTGCTGTGGAAATGATGTGCCAATCCATGAATATCACGGTGAAAGAGTTTACCGTTGCAGGAATTAAACATGGATCTATGTTTGCTCATAAATGGTTTCTGGGCACAGATGATAACCTGCAGGCAGATGTTGCAAGGGAAATGATAGACAATAATCTTAAAACTCTCAATGACGATTATCGCGTAGAACGCATCGAAGCCATCAAGGATGTCATTGTGGAGGTGCTGCCAACAAGGATATTTTATCAATGGATGCGAGATCATGGAAAAGAGGGGGCTCAAAACAAGTTCCCGCGTGTAATCAAAGCCAAGCTGCTTGAAGAGTGGGAGGCCTATATTCATCAATTTCCCCATTAA
- a CDS encoding glutamate--tRNA ligase, translated as MNNDKPVRVRFAPSPTGPLHIGGVRTALYNYLFAKRYNGTFLLRIEDTDQLRYVPGAEEYIIESLKWCGILYDEGPDNGGKYAPYRQSERKALYAQYANQLVASGNAYYAFDTPEELDTMRDRLKTEKSSSQQYDVTTRDTMKNSLTMGEAEIQRRLGSGEPYVIRIKIPAHETIVVNDLIRGRVEVKSEMLDDKVLFKSDGMPTYHLANIVDDHLMEISHVIRGEEWLPSAPLHIFLYRCFGWEAPQFAHLPLLLKPDGNGKLSKRDGDRLGFPVFPLQWKDPSTGEFSSGYRESGYFPDAFINMLAFLGWNPGTEQEIFSMDELAKEFSLERVGKSGSKFDPEKAKWFNHKYLVGKSDAELARLYLPKLREKGVEAKPEYVEKVVGIIKERANFISDFWEQSSFFFQSPKSYDEQVVKKRWKADLPAIMIELKDRMIDIDDFKADKIKEIIHHFVEEKSLGMGIVMNALRLLLVGGGFGPDLMLIAEMIGKAEFVDRIESGIKKIG; from the coding sequence ATGAATAATGATAAACCCGTAAGGGTGCGCTTTGCGCCAAGTCCTACCGGACCGCTGCACATCGGTGGTGTAAGAACTGCTTTATACAATTACCTCTTTGCCAAAAGGTATAACGGAACTTTTCTGCTCCGTATCGAAGACACCGACCAGCTGCGTTATGTACCGGGTGCAGAGGAGTACATCATCGAATCGCTGAAATGGTGCGGTATCCTTTATGATGAAGGGCCTGATAACGGAGGGAAATATGCACCCTACAGGCAGTCGGAACGCAAAGCACTGTATGCTCAATATGCCAATCAGTTGGTGGCCTCAGGCAACGCTTACTATGCTTTCGATACACCGGAAGAGTTGGATACAATGCGTGATCGTTTGAAGACTGAAAAATCTTCCAGTCAGCAATACGACGTGACCACACGCGATACAATGAAAAACTCGCTAACAATGGGTGAAGCTGAAATCCAACGGCGATTAGGTTCTGGAGAACCCTATGTAATCAGGATTAAGATACCGGCCCATGAGACCATTGTTGTTAACGACTTGATTCGTGGCAGGGTGGAAGTAAAGTCAGAAATGCTCGACGATAAGGTCTTGTTCAAATCCGATGGGATGCCCACGTATCACCTTGCCAATATCGTTGATGACCACCTGATGGAAATCAGCCATGTGATAAGAGGTGAAGAATGGCTGCCTTCAGCTCCTCTTCATATATTCCTTTACCGTTGTTTTGGATGGGAAGCACCACAGTTTGCACATCTTCCTTTACTTCTCAAGCCTGACGGCAACGGCAAATTGAGTAAACGGGACGGCGACAGGCTTGGATTCCCGGTCTTTCCACTGCAATGGAAAGACCCGTCAACCGGCGAATTTTCGAGTGGTTACAGAGAATCAGGGTATTTTCCGGATGCTTTCATTAATATGTTGGCCTTCCTTGGCTGGAACCCTGGTACAGAACAGGAAATATTTTCAATGGATGAACTGGCCAAAGAATTTTCACTGGAGCGTGTTGGAAAATCGGGTTCAAAATTCGATCCTGAAAAAGCCAAATGGTTTAATCATAAATATTTGGTGGGGAAAAGTGATGCTGAACTTGCCCGTCTTTATTTACCCAAACTTCGTGAAAAAGGGGTTGAAGCTAAGCCGGAATATGTGGAAAAAGTAGTAGGAATCATTAAAGAACGGGCAAATTTCATCTCAGATTTCTGGGAACAGTCTTCATTCTTTTTTCAGTCGCCGAAAAGTTACGATGAACAAGTAGTTAAAAAGCGTTGGAAAGCTGATTTACCTGCAATAATGATTGAGTTGAAAGACAGGATGATTGACATTGATGACTTCAAAGCGGATAAAATCAAAGAAATAATTCATCATTTTGTAGAGGAAAAATCGCTTGGGATGGGTATCGTTATGAATGCACTCAGGTTGCTTTTAGTGGGTGGCGGATTTGGCCCCGACCTGATGCTGATCGCCGAAATGATTGGAAAAGCGGAATTCGTCGATAGGATTGAGTCAGGAATCAAAAAAATTGGGTAA
- the lgt gene encoding prolipoprotein diacylglyceryl transferase, producing the protein MMLLTYIHWSVNPEIFPGLLPVRWYGLLFASAFFFGYIVLIRIFKHEKLPVTLLDQLAMYVFIATIVGARFGHVLFYEPSYFLRDPVSIFKVWEGGLASHGAAIGILIAIWLFSRKNKKPYFWVLDRLVIVVALAGFFIRMGNLMNSEIYGEVTTMPWGFIFTSEDNLPRHPTQIYEGLSYLAIFGYLLWYYWKTDGKPRLGFIFGMFLILLFTVRFLIEFVKEPQVAFETNMILNMGQWLSIPFIIAGLVIIFSKPGSGNFPKKKITA; encoded by the coding sequence ATTATGCTGCTCACTTATATCCATTGGAGTGTAAACCCGGAAATTTTCCCGGGGTTGCTTCCTGTCAGGTGGTACGGACTGCTCTTTGCCTCAGCGTTCTTTTTTGGTTACATTGTCCTGATACGGATTTTTAAACACGAAAAACTACCGGTCACTTTATTGGATCAACTGGCTATGTATGTTTTTATCGCCACCATCGTTGGGGCAAGATTCGGTCATGTTCTATTTTACGAGCCTTCCTATTTCCTTCGTGATCCTGTTTCCATATTCAAGGTTTGGGAAGGAGGACTCGCCTCACACGGCGCAGCAATTGGAATTTTGATAGCCATTTGGCTTTTTTCGCGAAAAAATAAAAAACCATATTTCTGGGTACTCGATCGCCTGGTAATTGTAGTTGCCCTTGCTGGTTTCTTTATCCGGATGGGCAACCTGATGAACTCTGAAATTTATGGTGAAGTAACAACAATGCCCTGGGGATTCATTTTCACCTCCGAAGACAATTTGCCAAGACATCCGACCCAAATCTATGAAGGGTTAAGCTACCTGGCCATTTTTGGATATCTGTTGTGGTATTATTGGAAAACAGACGGAAAACCCAGATTAGGATTCATTTTCGGAATGTTTCTTATCTTGCTTTTTACAGTAAGGTTTTTAATCGAATTTGTAAAAGAACCTCAGGTAGCTTTTGAGACCAACATGATCCTGAATATGGGACAATGGCTTAGCATTCCTTTCATCATTGCCGGATTGGTCATCATATTCAGTAAACCGGGTAGTGGAAATTTTCCCAAGAAAAAAATCACTGCCTGA
- the folB gene encoding dihydroneopterin aldolase, whose protein sequence is MAQIALENMEFFAYHGCFSEEQIIGTRFIVDLWIETDTTEAENLDKLSKTINYQEVFLVVKEQMAVKSKLLEHVGRRILNALRNSFPEIVSAKIKVSKMNPPLGGKIGSVSLTLTD, encoded by the coding sequence ATGGCACAAATTGCGCTTGAAAATATGGAGTTCTTTGCTTATCATGGTTGTTTCAGCGAAGAACAGATCATCGGAACACGTTTTATTGTTGACCTGTGGATAGAAACTGACACTACAGAGGCCGAGAATTTGGACAAGCTTTCGAAAACAATCAATTATCAGGAGGTTTTTCTTGTGGTAAAAGAACAAATGGCTGTAAAATCGAAACTGCTCGAGCATGTCGGAAGAAGAATTTTAAATGCGTTGAGAAATAGTTTTCCCGAAATCGTCTCTGCCAAAATCAAAGTATCAAAAATGAACCCCCCCCTTGGTGGTAAGATTGGCAGTGTGAGTCTCACGCTTACTGATTGA
- a CDS encoding cysteine-rich CWC family protein, with the protein MKSTNKPKISICPKCQAQFTCNPTGNCWCSKLYIPPKNLEFLNKTYAGCLCPKCLDDYKKNDLLLL; encoded by the coding sequence ATGAAATCGACAAATAAACCCAAAATTTCAATCTGCCCAAAATGCCAGGCACAATTTACCTGCAATCCAACCGGAAATTGTTGGTGTAGTAAACTATACATACCACCCAAAAACTTGGAATTCCTTAATAAAACTTACGCCGGTTGCCTTTGCCCAAAGTGCCTGGATGATTATAAAAAGAACGATTTGCTTCTCCTTTAA
- a CDS encoding LysE family transporter, producing the protein MNPFLEGAIVGLTLAVLLGPAMFSLIQTSIHRGFRSGAMLAAGIFLSDLTLVFLCFMGAIQILSDDNNRFLFGFISGMILISYGIVALTRKMKTSENGDLVIENESNRFKYIFKGFFLNITNPFVWIFWMGLTVGVTSNYGEDTGQATMFFSGTLSTIILTDLLKVYVAKSIKSLLNPANIRHLNQLVGALLIGFGVVLIVRTVMNQYMVN; encoded by the coding sequence ATGAATCCGTTCCTTGAAGGTGCAATTGTTGGTTTAACTTTGGCAGTTTTGCTGGGACCGGCAATGTTCAGCCTGATACAAACAAGTATTCATCGTGGATTCAGATCAGGAGCTATGCTTGCAGCAGGAATTTTCCTGAGCGACCTGACGCTGGTTTTCCTTTGTTTTATGGGCGCCATCCAAATTCTCTCGGATGATAACAACCGCTTTCTTTTTGGATTTATCAGCGGGATGATATTAATTAGTTATGGGATTGTTGCGTTGACACGAAAAATGAAAACTTCCGAAAACGGTGACCTTGTTATCGAAAATGAGTCAAATCGCTTTAAATATATTTTCAAAGGTTTTTTTCTAAATATCACCAACCCTTTCGTGTGGATTTTCTGGATGGGGCTGACTGTTGGAGTCACTTCAAATTATGGTGAAGACACCGGTCAGGCAACTATGTTTTTTTCGGGGACATTATCAACCATCATTTTAACCGACCTGCTCAAAGTTTACGTTGCCAAGTCCATCAAAAGTTTATTAAACCCTGCAAATATCCGTCACCTTAATCAACTTGTAGGGGCATTACTGATAGGCTTTGGAGTTGTTTTGATTGTCAGGACAGTAATGAATCAATACATGGTCAACTAA
- the recJ gene encoding single-stranded-DNA-specific exonuclease RecJ produces the protein MDKRWVIKERGDPELVQQLSRELNINTLLTTLLVQRGVTTFEEARSFFRPKLLQLHDPFLMKDMDRAVYRIENAIRHHEKILVYGDYDVDGTTAVALVYTFLKSIYREVDFYIPDRYSEGYGVSKAGIEFAHENNFTLIIALDCGIKAIDNINYASSLGIDFIVCDHHRPGEELPEAYAILDPKQPDCNYPYDELSGCGLGFKLVQAFSKKNHMPFKRLEKYLDLVVVSIAADIVPITGENRILAYYGLKLLNSNPRPAFTAILHYSNIKKKNEFQYVEEEFAFNRKLSISDLVFLIGPRINAAGRMESGRNSVELLISNTIETAIEKAEQINQFNTERRNLDTQITQQALEVITKDGEFAEKRATIVYNPDWHKGVLGIVASRLTEQYYRPTIILTKANGLITGSARSVKDFDIYNAIDQCYSLLEHFGGHKYAAGLSIKPENFDAFKEKFESIVASTIEERMRIPEIEIDAMVRLSSISTKFYKVLKQFAPFGPENMAPIFMTEGVVDTGFACVVGKNHLKLSVIHPDISGFPLAAIAFQQGNKLQIVQSGQPFSICYHIEENEWNGHVSLQLNIKDIKPLDADWERYD, from the coding sequence ATGGATAAGCGATGGGTAATCAAAGAAAGAGGTGATCCGGAATTAGTACAGCAGCTCTCTCGTGAATTGAATATCAATACACTGCTCACAACTTTACTTGTGCAAAGGGGTGTAACTACATTCGAGGAAGCCAGATCTTTTTTCCGGCCAAAACTTCTGCAACTTCATGATCCTTTTCTGATGAAGGACATGGACAGGGCTGTTTACCGCATCGAAAATGCCATTCGTCATCACGAAAAGATACTTGTCTATGGCGATTATGATGTTGATGGAACAACGGCTGTAGCGCTGGTTTACACTTTTCTTAAATCCATTTACCGGGAGGTCGATTTTTACATTCCTGACCGCTACTCGGAGGGTTATGGCGTTTCAAAAGCAGGAATTGAATTTGCCCACGAAAACAATTTTACACTCATCATAGCATTGGATTGCGGTATTAAAGCAATTGACAACATAAATTATGCATCCAGCCTGGGAATAGATTTTATCGTTTGCGACCATCACCGACCGGGAGAAGAGTTGCCTGAAGCTTATGCCATTCTTGATCCAAAACAACCAGACTGCAATTACCCTTATGATGAGTTATCGGGATGTGGGCTTGGCTTTAAACTAGTCCAGGCTTTTTCCAAAAAAAATCATATGCCATTCAAGCGGCTGGAGAAATACCTCGACCTTGTGGTAGTTAGTATTGCCGCTGACATTGTACCAATCACAGGCGAAAACAGGATATTGGCCTACTACGGTCTGAAACTTTTAAACTCCAACCCCCGTCCTGCCTTCACAGCAATCTTGCACTACAGCAATATAAAGAAGAAAAACGAATTCCAATATGTTGAAGAAGAGTTTGCTTTTAACCGTAAACTTTCGATCAGCGACCTGGTATTTCTTATCGGTCCGCGCATAAATGCTGCAGGGCGCATGGAAAGCGGCAGAAACTCGGTGGAGTTGCTGATCAGCAATACCATCGAAACAGCCATTGAAAAAGCCGAGCAGATCAACCAATTTAATACCGAACGACGAAACCTTGACACACAAATTACCCAGCAGGCTTTGGAGGTGATCACTAAAGACGGCGAATTTGCCGAAAAAAGAGCCACGATTGTTTACAATCCTGATTGGCATAAAGGTGTTCTTGGAATTGTTGCATCACGTCTTACCGAACAATATTACCGTCCGACCATCATCCTTACAAAAGCAAACGGACTGATAACCGGCTCGGCACGCTCGGTAAAGGACTTTGATATTTACAATGCGATCGACCAGTGTTACAGCTTGCTTGAGCATTTCGGCGGACATAAATATGCTGCAGGACTCTCTATAAAACCTGAAAACTTTGATGCATTCAAAGAAAAGTTTGAAAGCATTGTGGCCAGCACTATTGAAGAGAGAATGAGAATTCCTGAGATCGAAATTGACGCGATGGTCAGGTTGAGCAGCATATCCACCAAATTTTACAAGGTGCTCAAGCAGTTTGCGCCGTTTGGCCCCGAAAACATGGCTCCAATCTTCATGACAGAAGGGGTTGTGGACACCGGCTTTGCCTGTGTTGTTGGCAAAAATCATCTTAAACTTAGTGTAATCCATCCCGATATCTCAGGATTTCCATTGGCTGCAATTGCCTTTCAGCAAGGCAATAAATTGCAGATCGTTCAAAGTGGTCAACCTTTTTCGATTTGTTATCACATCGAGGAAAACGAATGGAACGGTCATGTATCATTGCAACTGAATATCAAGGATATCAAACCGCTGGATGCCGATTGGGAGCGATACGACTAA